CCTGTCATTAAACTACGGGCATCAGATTGATCTTGAGAGGCTTTCCCTAATTTGGGAATAAAATTTCGCATAATAAAAAATAATCCAATCAGCCAAATACCAAAAGGAAGTAATAACCAACCATCAAACTGAATTAAAATAACACTTGAAGTAATCAAATAAACGGTAATTTGTACAATCACTCCAGATAATGTGACAACCACATCACGTACCGCCAATGCCGTTTGCATTACTTTGGCAGAAACTCGTCCTGCAAATTCATCTTGATAAAAACCCATACTTTGCCCAAGCATTAAACGGTGAAAATTCCAACGCAATCGCATTGGAAACACGCCCTGTAGGGTTTGGAAACGTAAACTGGCATTAAAGAAAGTAAATAAAAAGCCTAAAAATACAATTGATAACATAAAGAAAATGGTGGCTTTTTTAGTTTGCCATAATTGGGAAGGAGAGAGAGTGCTGACCCAATCAACAAGATCACCAATAAATTGAAAAAGTAACCCTTCTGTCACACCAATACCTGCGGTCATCATCATCATCAAAATAATGTAAAGCCACATTCCTTTGGTCGCATCAAAAATAAAAGGAATTAAACCTGATTTGGGTGTTTTAGGCTCATTTTGAGGATAAGGCTCAATTCGAGATTCAAACCATTCAAATAAACGATTAATCATTTTACTTCCTTTTATAGCGGTATGATGATGATAAAAATTTGTAAATTTTTGGGTTCATCTTACCGCTTATTATTATACCAATAAAGATTCATCTAGGGTTAATAAGCACCTTGATTCCACTCCGTCGCTCCTTTGGGAACATTACTCTGGAGGATAAAATGCTGATTAGACTTCGCTTTCGCTCTCACTATTTTACCTGATGGCGTTGCAAATGAAATACCACCATTCATCAGTTGTTGCATTGTACCTGAACTGATTGTTGCACCATTTAATCCCATACTCATTGTATAACCTGATGATTTCCAAAATTGAGTATTTTTACGAATTAAATGACGATATTTGTGATTAATGCGTAAGTGTAAGAATACTCTATCACTTAATTCACTTAATGTTAAATGTTGAACTATCCCCACTTGCAAACCACGGAAAAATATCGGTGTATCTACACCCAATCCACTTGCATCACTTGTTTCTAACACTATTGGAAAGCCCTGAGCATAAGTACTAAAACTTGTATCCGTTTCTTGTAAAGTAAACCATCTCTTACGTTTACCTGTTCCAGCTTCCACATTAATATAATTTTGCAGTACAGCCTCTAAATGCTTAAACCCAGAGCTATTCACTTCAGGAGAAATCGCATTAAACACACTACCGCTACGAGCCACTATTTTATAATATTGCTGCTTAATTGAAGCGGTCACTTTAATACGTTTTTTTGCATTTTCTAATATAAGTTTATCCACATAACCAATAGCCAGCCCCATATATTTAATCGGCATTCCTTCACTTAGCTTAGAAGCATCTTTTGCAATTAAGGTAATTGAAGAATAGTGTGTCGAGGCTTTATCATAATCAGGATACAGCTTACCACTCTGCTTATAACCATTATTATCAAAACTGATCGCACCTTTTAAACTTCGCATTAATGGTGCTGCGTTAATATTGATCCCTTGTGTAGAGACCTTAACCGCCGTCGCAGGCTCTATCCAAAAGCGATTTTTAGGGGTTAATAAATCACGATATTGAGGTTCAATAAATAATGATACTTCAAAATGATCTTTTTTAGGTGTGACTTTTAATACTTCCCCCACTTGAAAATCACGATAAAGCACAACAGATCCTTTATCTATACCAGATAACCGTGTTGCAGATAACACTGTTGAAACATCTTTTTCATTACTCAAAATGCCTTGCTGTGCATTTTCTTTATTTTGATATAACGGATAAACTTTTTTTGCTTTACCCTGAGGTTCAGTTGCCAGCAGTCTTACTCCGCCCTTCAACCACTCTGTGGGTGATGCTGATTTAATATTGATGCCATCAAGACCTGCTGATACAGCAAAGCGAGAAATCGAAAAAAATTGACTATTTTCTGCAATTAAGTGGTGATAATCTGCATAAATCATTGCGCTAAAAGTCACATTATCTAAATTTACCTTACGCTCAACAATTTCACCAATTTGCACATCGTTGTAATAAATTCCCTGCCCTCTATCCACACCGTAAGATTCTGGAGAAGTAAAGGTTAAACCTAAAACATTAGGTTGATTCAGTAAATAATCTGCTTCTTTTTGTACAACAAGTTCTTCGGTTGGCTCTCCCTCGCCCACTTTAACAACATCGAAAAACTGACCTCTCACTAATTCATTCAGTTTACTTAATTGCACTTTGTTTAAACTCAGCTGAGGCTCTTTTAATACAATCACCGTACCAGTGCGCAATAAGTGGGCATAATTAGGGTTAAATAACAATGTTCCTGTTACCGTCTCCGTAGCTTCATCATTAGCCTGAATGTCAGATAAGATCCCAATTTTAGTATTTTTATAAAATACTGATGTACTCTCTTTTTGAATCGCAGAATTCTTGGGTAAGACTACCTCTATAGCAATCCCTCTATTGGTGGCTTTTAAATTTTTATAAAGTGTGTAACTTTGATTCTGTAATGCGCTTTCTGCATTTGCTGGAGAATCAAAAGCAATAGCGCCTTGTACAAGGGATTGTAAACTATCAACAGAAACAGACAATCCCGATAAATTCAATTCAGCATTTATGCCACTTACGTTCCAAAAGTGACTATTTTTTTTCACTAAATGAGCATATTTTTGATTGATAACTACATCAATTTCGACTTGTTGCTGATCTTTAGTAAAACGGTAACTTAATACATTTCCCACGGGTACTTTTTTAAAATAAACACTTGCGCCAATGGAGATAGCCCCTAGATCATTTGCAATTAACTTAACTAATAAATCACCGTCTGTCACAGGAGCTACTGGCGGGTCTGTTTCTGCTATAAACTCGTCAGCACTTTCCCCCTCACCGGGTAATAACGTAATATAATTTCCTGATACAAGAGAATCTAATCCAGATACACCAGCTAAAGACACAGAAGGCTGAATTAACCAAAATTTAGTGTCTTCACGCAATACCGACGTTGCCTCAGCATTAATTTCTGCAGTAACAACGACACTTTTAAAATCTTCTGAAAAATTGACTCGGTTGACTTTACCAATTTGTAATCCTTGATAACGAATCGGGGTTTTCCCTGCGGTAATACCTGCTCCATCAGCAAAATGGATAGTGATGATTTCGCCTCTTTCTTTTAGAATTTGAAAAAAGAGTAATACGCCTATCATAAAAGCAACAAGAGGCAGTAACCAAAAAGGAGATATTTTACGAGGAGAGCGTATTTTTGCCTCCTCAATCTGTGAAGAGGTATCCAGTTTTTCTGACATAAATATATACCGAATTAAAACGATAGAAGCGGTACGATTCTACAAAATTTTTGCAAAATCTCACCGCTTACATTTAAATAATTTAGTACTAAAAGACTAAAACTATTACTTTTCTTTATTATCACAATGTGACAAATCGTTACACGTTCCATAAAGATAAAGACTGTGCTTTTCAAGCTCAATTCCGTGTTTTTGACTAATTTCTCTTTGACGACGCTCAATTTCATCATCTTTAAATTCAAACACTTTTCCACAATCTTTACAAATAATGTGATCGTGTTGATGATTATAATTTAATTCAAATACGGCCTTATTAGCATCGAAAGTATGGCGAGTCAAAATACCCACTTCTTCGAATTGATTTAAAACACGATATACGGTAGCTAAACCAACTTCTGACTTATGTTCTAACAAAAGCTTATAAATATCTTCAGCAGAAACATGTTGCATTTGCTCACGAGTATTTTGCATTAATGCAAGAATAGTTAATCGAGGCTCTGTAACTTTCAATCCTACTTTTTTCAGTAGCTCTTTATTTTGTTCAGATTGTTCCGACATTT
This DNA window, taken from Pasteurella skyensis, encodes the following:
- a CDS encoding MlaD family protein produces the protein MSEKLDTSSQIEEAKIRSPRKISPFWLLPLVAFMIGVLLFFQILKERGEIITIHFADGAGITAGKTPIRYQGLQIGKVNRVNFSEDFKSVVVTAEINAEATSVLREDTKFWLIQPSVSLAGVSGLDSLVSGNYITLLPGEGESADEFIAETDPPVAPVTDGDLLVKLIANDLGAISIGASVYFKKVPVGNVLSYRFTKDQQQVEIDVVINQKYAHLVKKNSHFWNVSGINAELNLSGLSVSVDSLQSLVQGAIAFDSPANAESALQNQSYTLYKNLKATNRGIAIEVVLPKNSAIQKESTSVFYKNTKIGILSDIQANDEATETVTGTLLFNPNYAHLLRTGTVIVLKEPQLSLNKVQLSKLNELVRGQFFDVVKVGEGEPTEELVVQKEADYLLNQPNVLGLTFTSPESYGVDRGQGIYYNDVQIGEIVERKVNLDNVTFSAMIYADYHHLIAENSQFFSISRFAVSAGLDGINIKSASPTEWLKGGVRLLATEPQGKAKKVYPLYQNKENAQQGILSNEKDVSTVLSATRLSGIDKGSVVLYRDFQVGEVLKVTPKKDHFEVSLFIEPQYRDLLTPKNRFWIEPATAVKVSTQGININAAPLMRSLKGAISFDNNGYKQSGKLYPDYDKASTHYSSITLIAKDASKLSEGMPIKYMGLAIGYVDKLILENAKKRIKVTASIKQQYYKIVARSGSVFNAISPEVNSSGFKHLEAVLQNYINVEAGTGKRKRWFTLQETDTSFSTYAQGFPIVLETSDASGLGVDTPIFFRGLQVGIVQHLTLSELSDRVFLHLRINHKYRHLIRKNTQFWKSSGYTMSMGLNGATISSGTMQQLMNGGISFATPSGKIVRAKAKSNQHFILQSNVPKGATEWNQGAY
- the fur gene encoding ferric iron uptake transcriptional regulator; translated protein: MSEQSEQNKELLKKVGLKVTEPRLTILALMQNTREQMQHVSAEDIYKLLLEHKSEVGLATVYRVLNQFEEVGILTRHTFDANKAVFELNYNHQHDHIICKDCGKVFEFKDDEIERRQREISQKHGIELEKHSLYLYGTCNDLSHCDNKEK